The window TGTTAACCGCTTGGTAATATTCTTTGACCTTTGTATGGGTTGCCTTACTGCCCTTAACCCCCCGTTCAATGCCCAAAGGAGCCAGTGCAGCAGCATAACTGTCTTGGAGTTTGGATAACTTGATTCTTCCCTGTCCACCTCTGCCGCCAAACATCGCGTCATGACTGACTCTCCCGGTTTTTTCATTCACTGGCACGATGTAGGCGTGAATGTGTGGGGTACTTTCATCCAGGTGAAGTTCTGCCCTGACGCACTTTGACCCATAGTTTTGAGCCAGCCAGTCATGAGATGCGATCGCCCACTGCTGCATCAGTGAATCAGACCACTGCCCCGAAAGGGATGGATCTTTTGGGCGGAAATATTCAGGCGATGCCGAGAGAAACATTTCGGTGCATAACACTGCATCATGCCGAGGGCGATGCTTGAGCGTGGAGATTTTTTCTTTAACTATCTCCTCCAAGGCGCGTGAGTCTTCTCCCCCAATCAACCGGACATTCTATGAGCGTTGGATCTGCATTGGGTGTTTCTCTATTCCTGGTAACATGGTCATCACTTCCGGCAACGTTGCCGAATGTTTTTAGTTTCTCAATCCTGAGAATTGTTAGTGGCGACATAAAAAATTTATGCTACAAATGCAGTACTTTTGTAGTACGAAAAAACCCCGCAGGGCGAACGACGGTTTCATGTCATGAGCGCAGCGAGAGATGGCGCAGCCACCCGCAGGGCATGAAACCATAGTGAGTATGGTATCACTTATACAAAACCCTGAAATCCACTTTTGGGGGAGAAATCGCCCTTACTGCCTGGTGCGAAAATACGCCCAAAAGCACCTTTAGGGGGTATAACGACAGTCGTTTGACAGTCATCGGGTTTTTGGACAATGACTGTCAAACGACTGTCGTTTGGTACACTAAAGGGGTACTTAGGGGTAGTTTACGGCATATTTTGACAGTCATGGAAAATTGGTATTAATCAACACGATGGCTTACTCATAATCCCCTCTAATTCGGTAGGAATACAGGACATGGAGCAACCTGATTTAGAAGTGCTTTCGATTAAGCGCAGTCACGACAGTAGCGATGGCCAGTTGCTGCAATTTTTACGAGAGCGAGAGCGTAAAATGTCGGGCAGAGGTTTGACTAAAATTGTTTTGAGTACTTTGAGAATGTGCTGGGGGCCATTTGTCATGAAGCGTCAGGGTGCTGACAGCGACACTCTAAAGACTGCTGTGATTTACTCTATCTCACAGTTGGAATTACAGATTCACTTGCTCAAGCAATTACTCGATTGAGCGATTCTTTGAAGCACGTTTGCAACAAATCTGTATTATGAATTCTCAATAATTTTAAAGTTATTGAGAATAAGCCAGTTTGATAAAAATGGCTAAAAGCTAGTTGGTGTATGTATTAGACACCAATTTTTTGGTCAAAGCCATGTTCTAAATAGCAGACATTTTGTACTGAATAGTCAAAGTTTCCTGACAGCTATAACAGTTAAAGGCGTGTATAAGCTGTGCAGAATAGCAGACATTTTGTATATAAATAGGGGTTTTAGGTGCAAAATGTCTGCTATTTGTAACTGTGATTAATCAGACAATTTCACTACTTAAAACAAGTTTCATCTCTATTGACAAGCGTGGAGATTGTAAAAGGAACAATTTCTATTCAGGTATGAAGAAAAAAAATCGGATGTTAAGTGGGCTGGCTTAAGTTAATGAAAGAATTATTGAAGTACAAGTGCAACACCAGTGTATTATACGTTCTCAATAATTTTGAAGTTATTGAGAATTCAACAGGCGATCAAAATTTGCTGTAAGTCATAGTCAGTAAGCATTACGCCAGAATTTCTCTCTACATTTCTTATGCTCAACTGGTAGCAGTAGGGCTACTGTATAGCTACCAGTTGGGGAATCATCAAATTTTCAACAACTCGCTTTTTTACTACTCAACTGGTAGCTGTGTGTCACCAGTTGAGCTACCCAACAGCTACCACTTGGGCAAAGTATTTAAAACTACTATTTCAATACTGGTAAACTACATAAAGCCTATGTAATAAGTGATGTTTAGATTGTCTTGTCACAGCCAGCGTTGACTGCACCAGTTGTAACTGTCAATGCCCCAAAAGAGTAATGCTTTAGAGTCGCCTGAGCTTCCAGGGGAAGCGGCTGATTCAATCAGACCCGCTTCAATAGTTCAAGGTCAGGCTTCGTCGCAAGAATTGTCTGCGATTTTTGGCGCAGATTGAACGAAGAATATTTGAACAATAGCCGCAGTTTCAGAGGGGTGAACTCTGAGGCGGCTTTTGTCGTGCTTATGTAGTTTATTGGTATTAAATTTTGAGGGCTATTTTTTTCTTTTTCGGTTTTGACCCTCAAAAACTTTCCGCCAAATATGGCGTACTGTGCGTCAAAAAAAGATGGATTACAAAGTTTATGCGTTCTAAAGCGTGTTTAAAACTCGTTGGCAAATATGGGGATAAATCGGGTGACTTTTGGGAATTATTGGGAATTATTGAGCTAATGAGAATTTGGTGACTGGAAGATGTTGAAGAGGTAAAAAAATCAGGGATGAATTTGAATTTGCGTTCTGTAGAATTGGGATATATTGAGTTTAATTGGTAAGAATTGGTAAGAATTGGTGAAAATCGAGAATTTGGGCGATTTTCGCTGTCATGCACAAAACAGCAAAATCAAAGCACAATTGTAATCTTTAACAAGATTTATTTACAAAGGCTGAAGGCATTACGGTATAGGCGTTTTCGCCTTTTCGGAATAATTCTTAATAAGGGGTCAAAAACGGGGTAAATTTTTGTAGATTTAATGTTGAGTCTTGATTCTGTTTCAAGCCGAATGCTCAACGTTCACTTTGAAAGTGATCAACTACGATAGCCAAGCGATCGCGCATCTTGTGGTCAACCTAATCCAAGATAAAATCAGGAGCGGGAAAAATGAAATTGATGATGAGCCAGGGGTAAGGTATGGAAGTCAAAAGCGAAGTGACAATAAAATTTAGCGGCTCACTACCAACAGCTACACCTCTTGAGAATAAGAAAGTTGCAATCGAGTTAACTGATCAGAATGGCATAGTCTTCACTGCTCAAGTTAATGCCAAAAGTTGGCGCAAGGCTGAAACTAGCGCCTCGGAATTTGCAGACTGGGCTGGGGCTGTATCGGGCAAGCTTGGCGTGCGAACAGAAAACGGGTTTGAGATCATTGACGCTGGGGTTCAAATCTTTGAAAAGAAAGCGAAAGAGCCTAAACCAGATGTAGCGGCGGCTGAAGCTGGCGCAAGTTAATAGATGTGTCTCTTGCGTTCATGAGCAAATTTCTACCTCTGCAATGAGACATTTGCTCTTGTGGAAGCAATCTTAATTGCCGATTACACATGGAGCCGAGATGGCCGGCATAGAGCCGATATCACCCTACTGGCTCTGACAAAATTAGTATGGTGTGCCGTCTTTGTGGACAAATTTCCACAAGCCATTCTCTAAATTGGCCATCAGATCGTCATCGGGATAGCTGCCAACGTCATGCGGTGTTCTGTCCCCGATTTCGAGGTAAAGAACATCTTCTGAGGTTTCGTTAATCAGATGGTGCCCGTTACCAGTGCCAGCCTTGAAGCCGGCACACATACCTGGGCAGAGTTGTGTACAACCTTCATCGGTACGTAGCGTTGGATGCCCCTCCAAGATGTACACGAACTCGTCTTGCAAGGTGTGAGCGTGACGAAGGGCTGAAATTGCCATTGGAGCTAGGCGTGTTAGGTTTACACCAAAGTTCGTAATCCCAAACAAGTCACCTAGTGGGTGTTTCTCCCTGCCCACCATACGCGATGCAAATGGTTCAGGATAGTTTGAGGGCTTAGTTCTTGTTGGTGCATTCCTTGCGTTGATGGCGATCAATTTTTCTCCTTCTGACATCAGAACCTCTTAAGACGGAATGATGAGGGCTAATACCAATTCCAAATTTTTGTCGGCTCTTATTTTGGCAAAGGTATTGTGACTGCTAGCTAATTGATTGTATCCTGTCTGCTTGTTTGTCACATCTGTGTGACTTCAACTAAAAGCTTCCCTAATCCATAGCCTGACTAGCTTTCAGGTTGAATGCCCACTCTGCAAGAGGGCGAAAAATCTACCAAAGTCTTATTCGGTCTAGAACGAGCGTCGATTTCGTACTTTAGTTACTGTTAGATAATATTGGCTCAAAGTTTGGCTAAACCCCTTGTAGAAGGACTTTTATTCCTGTATTCCACGAATGACTAAATTTGTGTAATTCTTTAGTCTGTGGGCTTATCCGAACCTTATTCTGCCTAGTCTAGAAGAAAGAAAAAGGTAAGAAATGCCTGAAGTGTAAAAGTGTAAAAGTGTAAAGTATTGTTGCACAAACGTTTCTTTTAGGTGCGACCTTGCAATACTTTTACTCGGTTGTACCAGTCGCAATTGGGGAGTCAAACCAATGCTACCTAACAAGGTAACTTAGTACTGGTTCGCTAGTATTGCGCCTTTAAGCTTGGATGTAAAATTTATAAATTTTGTCAAAGTAGATTTTAGAAATCAAAAACATCCTTCATACTTTAAAACAGTAATCCTACGTAAAATTTGAGGAAGGGATGCCAATGACATCTCTATTACAGCGACTAAGTGCAGAACGAAATCGCAAATTCGTGGGACGTGAGCGGGAACTGGAGCTATTTCTTGATGCGATCGCATCAAGAGAATTACCCTTTCACATTTTGCACGTCTTTGGCCCTGGCGGTGTGGGCAAGACAACCCTCATGCAGCAGTTTTTGCGGTTTTGTGAACGGTCAAAAATCTCAACTATCTACGTAGAAGGACGTAATATAGAAGCTGCGCCCGAATCTTTTGTTAGCACGTTGCGTTCGTTGATGGGATTGAATGAATCAGATTCTCCTTTACATGTGCTAGCCCAAAGACAAGAACGTAATGTAATTTTAATTGATACCTATGAAGCTATTACCCAGCTAGATGAATGGTTGCGGGAAGGATTCTTACCCCATTTGTCTGTTAATACCTTAATTGTGATTGCTGGACGCAATCCCCCCTCATCTAGTTGGTGTAGCGATCCAGGTTGGCAAGCTTTGATGCACACCTTGCCCCTACGCAACCTTACCCCAGAAGAAAGTCAAACTTATCTCATCACACGAGATATTCCCACTACACAACACCAGGCGATTCTAGAATTTACCCACGGACATCCTCTAGCATTATCTTTGGTTGCTGAGGTGTTTGCTCAGGGAAAAGAAATCTCTTTTCAAGCAGAATCTGCTCCCAATGTTGTTAAAACACTGTTGTCAAGATTCATAAAAGAAGTACCAACGCCCCTACACCGTATGGCTTTAGAAGCTTGTGCGGTGATCCGGCTGACTACCGAAGCCGCACTAAATCAAATATTGGCTGTGCCTCAAAATACTTTGGCTGGTGAGGCTCACTCTTTAGGGGAAATACTTGATGTTCACGATTTATTTGAGTGGTTGCGCGGACTGTCGTTTATCGAATCAGGGCAATTGGGTTTATTTCCCCACGATTTAGCACGCGAAGTTTTAATTGCTGACTTGCGTTGGCGTAATTCGGAATTTTACAATGAATTACACCACCGAGCGCGTCAATATTATACCAAACGACTAGGGCAAACTCAGGGACAAGAAAAGCATCGAGTGCTACTTGATTATATTTTTTTGCATCGGGATAACTCAGCGATTCGATCCTGTTTTACCTGGGGTGAGCAAAGTAGTTTATTGACAGACTCACTACGGGAAACTGACAAAACTGCACTGCTGGGGATGGTGGCAGAATACGAAGGCGAAGAATCAGCAAAAATAGCAGATCGCTGGTTGAAGCGCCAACCGCAGAATGTAGTAGTATTTCGTGACTTGCACTCCGAACCTGCGGGATTTGCAATGATGGTGGCATTGCACACAGCAACTGTTGAAGATTTGAGTGCAGATCCGGGCGCTCTTGCATCTTGGCAATATCTCCAAACCCATGCACCATTACGCCCTAGCGAAGGCGCAACTATTTTCCGCTTCTGGATGGCGCGGGACACCTATCAAGCTGTTTCCCCCACCCAAAGTCTAATTTTCATTAATTTTGTGCAGTATTTTCAGAAAACACCGGGGTTAGCATACACCTTCCTACCTTGTGCCCAAGCAGATAGTTGGACAGCAATGTTGAACTACTTCGACTTAACACGACTTTCTGAAACCGATTTTACAGTTGAGGGAAGACACTATGGTGTTTATGGGCATGACTGGCGAATTGTATCACCTGCCGCATGGAAGGAAATTTTGGCACGAAAAGAGGTTACAACTGCCGGAGAATCTGTAGATAATACTCCAGTCGGTGAACCTCTGTTAGTTCTTAGTCAGCCAGAATTTGTGGAGGCGGTACAGAATGCGTTACGTAACTTTAGTTGTCCCGATGTATTACAGAATAATCCCTTAATGCGATCGCGAAGCGTCCATGAAATGCTTTCTGGCTTAGTTAAGGAACAAGTTGCCACAAAATCAAGTGTGAACGAGAATCCTTTGGACACATTAGGCGAACGCGTTAATGCTTTACAAAATCTGGTGAAACAAGCGGTTGAATATTTACAATCATCACCGCGTGATGAAAAACTCTACCGCGCTGTTTATCGAACTTATTTAAATCCTGCCCTCACCCAAGAACAAGCAGCTGAGTTACTAGATTTGCCTTTCAGTACCTATCGCCGCCATCTTAAAGCTGGGATGACGAGAGTTGCAGATATTTTATGGCAAAGAGAAATTAGCTAATCAGCTAAAATTACGAATCTTAGTGCGAAATGATTTTATTAGGGATAATATCACAGACTTAGATTGAGCCAAAAAAGTGTTTCAGCCTGTGACAAGCTAAATTCAAAATAGCCTATTATGCACAAAGCAGTTATTAAAGAGATGAAGACAAATCGTTTCATATTTTCCTCAAAATAACATTGACTGACAAACTTATCACATACAATTAGCAATGAATTAAATGTCCAGTGACTATCTTTGACTATTGTCAGTTTTGGAAGTTTATATTAAGTCCTTAACAGGCGATCGCCCGTTAAGTGATAAATCTAGAGTGATTCATTAAGAACTTAGTTGACAGATTTTAGCTTTCTCAGTTTGCGCTTTAGTATGAAGCTGCTACCAAAAATACCAAAGGCTATTGTGCTGGCGATTGAAGAAGGTTCTGGGACATTTACCGCACTGCTACCGAGTGTAATATTGCCAGGCCCTGTGATGGTATTGGTAAAAGTACCAAAACTGTTATTGCTATTGTCAAATCCAGTAGTAACTAAAAAGTATTGATTATTAGCAGTTAAGCTCAAGCCACTAAAACCAGATGTGCCTTCATCTGGAAAAGGATCATTCCCATTGAGTAAATTAACTAATGGGGTAGCTGAGTTAAAGCTGTTCTGGTACAAGAATTGGATGCCCTGGAAATCTTGAGAACCTACAACATTATATGAGCCTGTAGTATTAACAGAGAAAGGCTGACTGTAATAAGGGACGGCAGTACCATTACTAGAAAGTGACGTGGGTGGGTTAGTACCACCTTCAAAGCCTTCCGTTTCTGGGCGGTTAAAAGTTGGTGCGTTTGTTGTGTTACCTGAATATGAAATGGTGGATGCTTGAGATGGGAGGATAACACTTACAGATAGAGCGATGGCTACGCCCAAAGCAGGCATCGCAGCAGAAGCAATAGGGATTGAACGTCTTAGCGATTCTTGCCAAAAATTAAATGAACACTTACTCAAACTCTTAAGATTGGCTGTTTGTGAAAGCTTGGTAGAGTGATGAGATAGATTGTTTTCTGAGACGATGGATTCTTTAATTGCTTCTGACATATAGTTGTTCAAGGTTATTTTTACAAAACTGAGTGATGTTTGTCTGAACACTTTCATTTAGTTCCACGGATGAGCGAGTAAAGCCTGTGAAGTAATGCCTAAGCCAATTATGGTGATACATAAGGCGCTTGCCACAGGTAACATTTTTATCCTGGGTATTTGGAATGACAAATGTTCAAATCGATCTTTGGCATAAACCAGTATTAAGCCAATTCCAGTTAGTACTGCTGCTAGACCTAAGCTAAAGGCAGATACTAGCGCTAATCCAAAGCCAACTCGCCCCATTGCGATCGCACTTAGCAACACTACTAAGGCTGAAGGACAAGGTAACAAGCCGCCGGAAATTCCCAACGCTAGTAGACTAGACCACTTCATGGAAGCGCCGTGAGGCGGTAAATGTGAATGCTCATGGTTGTGGTGATAGCGAAGCGGTAGCGAGTCATCGAGCGTCTGGTGATGGTGATGATGCAAGTCCTGGCTGTGTTGATGACTATGTACATGGTCGTGTGAATGAGAGACTTGAGTCCCTTGCAATCGACTGATAAACAAATTCAGACCAATTACAGTTACCAGTACGCCAGAGAGTACGCTTAACCAAGGATACAATTGCTCTGTCAAGATAAACTGGGATGTGCCAAGAGTGACCAGCCCTAGCGCAAATATCCCAGCAGTATGGGTAATCGTCATAATTAGCCCCAGGAATAAAGCATGTTGGGCATTACTGCGGGAACCCACCAAATAAGCACCGACTATCGTTTTTCCATGACCAGGGGAGAGGGCGTGTAAACCACCCCATAAAAAGGCGATCGCTAGAGCTATTACAATAGTCAGGAAATTATGATTTTCCTGGGTAATTAGGCTAGTAAATACATCGTTGCTTCTTCCTGTCAAAGCATTATCTAAGCGGCTGGATGATTTAACAGACGGTGGAGGTGCTTGTTCACTCGATGTCAGAGACGGATTGAGTTTAAAGGAGATTCGACGCTGGTCGAGAGGACTGCTAAGTAACTCAGCAGGGTAATCTCTCAAGCGGTTGGTAATACTCAAAGAGGTGAAATCACCTTGAATGGGAACGCCATTCGCAGCCACAGTAATCTCACGCCAGCCCAAACGCTGTGGATAAAACTGATCTTCAAACTCGATTAACTGATTCGCGCCTACTAACTCCGTTGACCCCTGAAAATTACAACTCAGCCGCAGTGTAGATAATCCTCCGACACCTGGAGGAAATTCGACTGTTGATTTGATCAAAGACAGTGCTAAAGGCTGTTTATCGATCAACAGTTCCAAATGTGAATTGACTTCCTGGCATTTTTGGTTGGGGTATCGAACCGTCTCTACAGGTTCAGCTTTGCGATCGCGATTAGTATCTAAGTGATTAATTTCCTGAAAAGCCGGAATCTCTGCCATGTCTAGAACATAATCAATCCCCACACCATCGGTTGCTACCTGCACTCCTGCGTAGTGATTGATGGTAAAATTGCCTAAAGGATGGGCATCCGCCTCCGGCATCCAAAATAAACATATTGCGATGATTGCAGTATTCCAAGCCAAGTAATGTAGCAGCTTTTTCATAAAGAACTCCCTATAGTTTTAGGAGTGGGAAAAGAGACAGAGGGTACTAAGTTAGCCAAGACTTGACGAGCTTCATCAGCATACTTGTGATGAAATTGAGGATTGAGGCTAACAGCTTGAGTTAGTCGCTTTATTGCTTCCTGACGCTTACCTAAGTGAAACGCAATCATGCCAGCATGAAATTGCAGCAAAGCATCCTCTGTTCCGAAGCGAGTTGCCCGTTGTGCTGCCTTTTGCGCTTCTTGCCATTCCCCATTAGCCGCAGCTGCCCAAGCCAAAGTATCCTCTGCATATACATCGTCTCGCACTGCTACTTCACTACGGGCAATCTCTAGCGCCTCTATTAAATGAATTCCATGTTCGGTGTAGTAGACTGCCAAAGCGCGATCGTAGATTCCTTTAACCTTGCTCAGGTAAGCTACTACCCCGATTAAATCTTCAGTTTCAGCTGCGCCTTTTTGGTCGAGAAGAGCTAGTTGAGCATCAGCCTTATACCCCAGCGTTTCTACCAACGGCATCAGTTCTATACCCTGGTTTGCGATATTTAGAACATCCTGCCATCGATGCTGTGCCGCATAGAGGCGCGCCAGTCCTGTAAACGCAGCTATATGGCGTGGGAAGAGGTCAAAAGCTTCCCGATATCGCTGCTCAGACAGGGCAAAATCTCCGGCTGCAAAAGCCAGATCCCCAACCCGCACATGAAACCAAGCACGGGTTTCGGCGCTCGTCGTGTAGAAAGAGTCCATCTCCTGCATAGCTTCATCTAGCAGTTGCCGTGCCGAGGCTAGATTACCAGTTAACTCTAAGTAACGGGCGGCAACTGCGTTATGACCAGAGTTAGATTCCTCCTGTGCAAGGTTTTGCAAGAGTTGATGAGTTGTTTCATAGTCACCCAACTCCATCTGAATGGATGCCCTAAGCGAGACAATATTGGGATTATCAACAGATGAATTATTTAATACATCTAAAGCTGACCGAAACTGATGTTGAGATAGTAAAGCTGATGCTAGGAGCATGGAAGAAACGTCATTATGGCGCGGCTGTAGTGTCAGGGATCTACGTGCCGCTTGTTCTGCTCGTAACACATCGTCTATATCTCCAATTTCTCGAAAACGCCTCAAATATTGATCGGCTAACAAACGTAGAAATATTGAGGAATCGGGAGATTGGGCAACTTTCTCCTCATAGACGCTGATAATATGCGATCGCTGTAAATAATCGGGGAAGACTAAATCTGACTGCTTTCCTGGTAATATCTGCCTGGAATTTACAGTCAGCAGTTGCACAGCAGAGGAATATGTGCCTAACTTACCATTGGTGTAGCCTAAACTTAGCGCTTGTGTATCACAGGGTCTTAGTAAAACCAGTAGGCTAGTCAGCACTAACACCCATAGTATTTTTAGATGCATAAACCTTACAAAGGATTACCTAAATAAGGGAACTCAGAAAGAAAGTTAGCATTATTAGGCGCAACATTATCGCTAGTCAGCCCCGGAATTTGGCCTGTAGAAATGCCTGTAACTGCATTACCAAAGACAACAGATGCAGTCACATCAATTACGTCATCTTTTGGTCTTCTACCACCAAAATTTTTGCCTAACTGAGTCCCAAAATAACTACCGCTAGGTTTAGAAAGGTCGGCTTGGATCACATCAGGAATCGCCACTGAGATCACTGCATCGGCTATACCTTGAGGTCTACCGATCGCTTTGACAAAGGCTTGAATGAATTGGGATTGATTGCTAGCGTCTTTAGTTGGTGTCTGAAGATTACTATTATTATGAGCCTTAAAGTCCATAAAAAGTTCATTCAGGGCTGGAACTGCTAACCGCTCAATCTGAGCAAAATTCCCGTTTCTGAGTCTAGGAGTTTTAACACTAGTTGTCATCCAAGCACCAATCTTGCCTTTACCAAGCAGTTTCCTGGGTAGCTCGACAATAATTGAGTGGACATTGAATGGGGCCAGAGTGTCTTTTGCTTGTCCAGGTGGTCTAAAGGAAAGAACTTGGAAGGGAGGACTGGGATTAGGCTGAAGGCTATAGTTCCGATCCGGGATGATTTTAAAGAACTGTTCCAAATCGAAAAAGAACGGGTCTTTGCGTGTCCCAACAAAGAACTTCATGCCGTTATATGCGGCGAATGTTTGGTTGAGTTGCCCTGTCCAACTGACTGGAAGCAAAGCTGACTCTGTTCCTACTGTGGTTGGACGACATGGGCCGCGGACTGTGACAGTTTGCTGTGAGCCTTGACCATTTATATTGAATTGGAGTACGACATCTTCAATACTGTCGCCAGTGTTATCAATCTTGAATTGATAAAGAACATTTGGATCGAATGGTCTTTTTTCACCAGAAACGATCAGAGGGTCGAAATCCATCACTAAGACAACATTTTTGGGGTCTGTGGGACTCTCAAACACAAACAAATCTGTGAGATCCGCAGCAGTCAGCTTAGTGGCTAAAAAAGTTGTGTCTTGGTGGTCTGAAGCCAAAGCTTTAGGGGTTGCATAGATTAGGACTACGAGCAAAATAGCGACAAATGCCACTATGGGACGAAAAAAACGAGTAGCTTTAGTCCAATATAGCGATCGCTTGATGGAAAGAAATACCATATTTTGGACTGCTTTCTCTATGAGTAACCTGCCTTCAGTTGCTATAAAAGAGGTGATACTCCGAGCATTTATTCTCATAGTTGCCCTTCTTGAGGTGTTTAGCCCCTACTGTTGGTGTGGAAATAGC is drawn from Nostoc sp. KVJ3 and contains these coding sequences:
- a CDS encoding tetratricopeptide repeat protein, with the translated sequence MHLKILWVLVLTSLLVLLRPCDTQALSLGYTNGKLGTYSSAVQLLTVNSRQILPGKQSDLVFPDYLQRSHIISVYEEKVAQSPDSSIFLRLLADQYLRRFREIGDIDDVLRAEQAARRSLTLQPRHNDVSSMLLASALLSQHQFRSALDVLNNSSVDNPNIVSLRASIQMELGDYETTHQLLQNLAQEESNSGHNAVAARYLELTGNLASARQLLDEAMQEMDSFYTTSAETRAWFHVRVGDLAFAAGDFALSEQRYREAFDLFPRHIAAFTGLARLYAAQHRWQDVLNIANQGIELMPLVETLGYKADAQLALLDQKGAAETEDLIGVVAYLSKVKGIYDRALAVYYTEHGIHLIEALEIARSEVAVRDDVYAEDTLAWAAAANGEWQEAQKAAQRATRFGTEDALLQFHAGMIAFHLGKRQEAIKRLTQAVSLNPQFHHKYADEARQVLANLVPSVSFPTPKTIGSSL
- a CDS encoding ATP-binding protein, encoding MTSLLQRLSAERNRKFVGRERELELFLDAIASRELPFHILHVFGPGGVGKTTLMQQFLRFCERSKISTIYVEGRNIEAAPESFVSTLRSLMGLNESDSPLHVLAQRQERNVILIDTYEAITQLDEWLREGFLPHLSVNTLIVIAGRNPPSSSWCSDPGWQALMHTLPLRNLTPEESQTYLITRDIPTTQHQAILEFTHGHPLALSLVAEVFAQGKEISFQAESAPNVVKTLLSRFIKEVPTPLHRMALEACAVIRLTTEAALNQILAVPQNTLAGEAHSLGEILDVHDLFEWLRGLSFIESGQLGLFPHDLAREVLIADLRWRNSEFYNELHHRARQYYTKRLGQTQGQEKHRVLLDYIFLHRDNSAIRSCFTWGEQSSLLTDSLRETDKTALLGMVAEYEGEESAKIADRWLKRQPQNVVVFRDLHSEPAGFAMMVALHTATVEDLSADPGALASWQYLQTHAPLRPSEGATIFRFWMARDTYQAVSPTQSLIFINFVQYFQKTPGLAYTFLPCAQADSWTAMLNYFDLTRLSETDFTVEGRHYGVYGHDWRIVSPAAWKEILARKEVTTAGESVDNTPVGEPLLVLSQPEFVEAVQNALRNFSCPDVLQNNPLMRSRSVHEMLSGLVKEQVATKSSVNENPLDTLGERVNALQNLVKQAVEYLQSSPRDEKLYRAVYRTYLNPALTQEQAAELLDLPFSTYRRHLKAGMTRVADILWQREIS
- a CDS encoding nickel/cobalt transporter, which codes for MKKLLHYLAWNTAIIAICLFWMPEADAHPLGNFTINHYAGVQVATDGVGIDYVLDMAEIPAFQEINHLDTNRDRKAEPVETVRYPNQKCQEVNSHLELLIDKQPLALSLIKSTVEFPPGVGGLSTLRLSCNFQGSTELVGANQLIEFEDQFYPQRLGWREITVAANGVPIQGDFTSLSITNRLRDYPAELLSSPLDQRRISFKLNPSLTSSEQAPPPSVKSSSRLDNALTGRSNDVFTSLITQENHNFLTIVIALAIAFLWGGLHALSPGHGKTIVGAYLVGSRSNAQHALFLGLIMTITHTAGIFALGLVTLGTSQFILTEQLYPWLSVLSGVLVTVIGLNLFISRLQGTQVSHSHDHVHSHQHSQDLHHHHHQTLDDSLPLRYHHNHEHSHLPPHGASMKWSSLLALGISGGLLPCPSALVVLLSAIAMGRVGFGLALVSAFSLGLAAVLTGIGLILVYAKDRFEHLSFQIPRIKMLPVASALCITIIGLGITSQALLAHPWN
- a CDS encoding cupin domain-containing protein; translated protein: MSEGEKLIAINARNAPTRTKPSNYPEPFASRMVGREKHPLGDLFGITNFGVNLTRLAPMAISALRHAHTLQDEFVYILEGHPTLRTDEGCTQLCPGMCAGFKAGTGNGHHLINETSEDVLYLEIGDRTPHDVGSYPDDDLMANLENGLWKFVHKDGTPY
- a CDS encoding DUF4331 domain-containing protein; the encoded protein is MRINARSITSFIATEGRLLIEKAVQNMVFLSIKRSLYWTKATRFFRPIVAFVAILLVVLIYATPKALASDHQDTTFLATKLTAADLTDLFVFESPTDPKNVVLVMDFDPLIVSGEKRPFDPNVLYQFKIDNTGDSIEDVVLQFNINGQGSQQTVTVRGPCRPTTVGTESALLPVSWTGQLNQTFAAYNGMKFFVGTRKDPFFFDLEQFFKIIPDRNYSLQPNPSPPFQVLSFRPPGQAKDTLAPFNVHSIIVELPRKLLGKGKIGAWMTTSVKTPRLRNGNFAQIERLAVPALNELFMDFKAHNNSNLQTPTKDASNQSQFIQAFVKAIGRPQGIADAVISVAIPDVIQADLSKPSGSYFGTQLGKNFGGRRPKDDVIDVTASVVFGNAVTGISTGQIPGLTSDNVAPNNANFLSEFPYLGNPL